A single window of Rhizobium indicum DNA harbors:
- a CDS encoding transketolase family protein: protein MNAPINAPKLYDCRDAFATTLERLAAENETIVAVCNDSVGSSKLGGFKAKFGERLVNVGIAEQNMVGVAAGLANGGRLPFVCAAAPFLTGRSLEQIKADISYSNANVKLVGISSGMAYGELGPTHHSIEDFAWTRVLPNLPVIAPCDRIETAAAVEWAAAYNGPCFLRLSRVGVPDLLPEGHKFELGKANLLRQGSDVTLIANGTLTHRILKAAEILAERGINARVLNLATVRPIDEDAIIAAAKETGAIVTAEEHSIFGGLGSAVAEVVVDNAPVPMKRIGVPGVYAPTGSAEFLLDEFGMAPSAIADAAQSLIRRK from the coding sequence ATGAACGCGCCAATAAACGCACCCAAGCTCTACGACTGCCGCGACGCATTCGCCACTACGCTTGAGCGGCTGGCAGCCGAAAACGAAACGATCGTTGCTGTCTGCAACGACTCCGTGGGCTCCTCCAAGCTCGGCGGCTTCAAGGCGAAGTTTGGAGAGCGTCTCGTCAATGTCGGCATCGCCGAGCAGAACATGGTGGGGGTCGCAGCAGGCCTCGCCAATGGCGGACGCCTTCCGTTCGTGTGCGCCGCCGCTCCGTTTCTAACGGGACGGTCGCTGGAGCAGATCAAGGCCGATATTTCGTATTCAAATGCCAACGTCAAGCTGGTCGGCATTTCCTCTGGAATGGCGTATGGCGAACTCGGCCCGACCCATCACTCGATCGAGGACTTTGCCTGGACGCGGGTTCTGCCCAATCTTCCGGTCATTGCGCCTTGTGACCGCATCGAAACAGCTGCCGCGGTTGAGTGGGCCGCGGCCTATAACGGCCCCTGTTTCCTGCGTCTGTCTCGCGTCGGTGTGCCTGATCTCCTTCCGGAGGGTCACAAGTTCGAACTTGGCAAGGCAAACCTCCTTCGCCAGGGTTCCGACGTCACCCTTATCGCAAACGGCACTTTGACACATCGAATCCTAAAGGCTGCCGAAATCCTCGCAGAACGCGGTATCAACGCCAGAGTGCTCAACCTTGCAACGGTTCGTCCGATCGACGAGGACGCCATCATCGCCGCGGCGAAGGAAACCGGAGCGATCGTCACAGCCGAAGAGCATTCGATTTTTGGCGGGCTCGGTTCCGCGGTAGCCGAAGTGGTGGTCGACAATGCTCCAGTCCCGATGAAACGTATCGGCGTTCCCGGCGTCTACGCTCCGACCGGTTCGGCAGAGTTCCTGCTCGACGAATTCGGGATGGCGCCGTCCGCAATCGCCGACGCGGCGCAGTCGCTGATCAGGCGCAAGTAA